Proteins from a single region of Camelus ferus isolate YT-003-E chromosome 23, BCGSAC_Cfer_1.0, whole genome shotgun sequence:
- the RAB7B gene encoding ras-related protein Rab-7b: protein MNPRKKVDLKLIIIGALGVGKTSLLHQYVHKTFYEDYQTTLGASILSKIIILDDTTLKLQIWDTGGQERFRSMVSTFYKGSDGCILAFDVTDLESFEALETWRGDVLAKTIPMEKSYPMVVLGNKIDLADRQVPQEVAQGWCKEKNIPYFEVSAKNDINVVQAFEMLASRALSRYRSILESYLTDSIKLSPEDQSRSRCC, encoded by the exons ATGAATCCCCGGAAGAAGGTGGACCTCAAACTCATCATCATCGGAGCCCTGGG TGTAGGAAAGACTTCCCTCCTCCACCAATATGTGCACAAGACGTTTTACGAGGACTACCAGACCACACTAGGGGCCAGCATCCTCTCCAAGATTATTATACTGGATGACACAACTTTGAAGCTACAG ATCTGGGACACAGGCGGACAGGAGCGGTTCCGCTCCATGGTGTCCACATTCTACAAAGGCTCTGATGGCTGCATCCTGGCTTTTGATGTCACCGACCTGGAATCCTTTGAAGCTTTGGAAACCTGGAGGGGTGATGTTCTGGCCAAAACCATCCCAATGGAGAAGTCCTACCCCATGGTGGTGCTGGGGAACAAGATCGATCTGGCAGACCGGCAG GTGCCGCAGGAGGTAGCCCAAGGCTGGTGTAAAGAGAAGAATATTCCCTATTTTGAAGTCAGTGCCAAGAATGACATCAATGTGGTACAAGCCTTCGAGATGCTGGCCAGTCGGGCCCTGTCGAGG tATCGAAGCATCTTGGAGAGTTACCTCACAGACTCCATCAAGCTTTCACCAGAAGACCAGTCCAGGAGTCGATGCTGCTGA